The genomic interval AGTCCTGGTCCCAGGTCACGGGCTGGCCCGCGCCGCCGATGCAGCCCCCGGGGCAGCTCATCACCTCGATGAAATCGTAGTCCACGCTGCCCGCGCGCACGCGGTCGGCCAGACGGCGGGCGTTGGCCAGGCCGTGCACCAGCGCCAGCTTGAGGGTCACCCCGCCCAGGCTGACCGTGGCCTCGCGCAGGCCCTCCTCACCCCGCACCTGGTGGTAATCGACTGTCTCCACCCGCATGCCGGTGAGCTTGTCGGCGGCAAAGCGCAGCACCGCCTCGCTCACTCCGCCCGAGTTGCCGAAAATCACGCCCGCGCCGCTCTTGAAGCCCAGCGGCAGGTCCAGCGACTCCGGCTGCAGCGACTTGAAATCCAGCCCGGCCTCGGAGATCATCCGGCCCAGCTCCTGGGTGGTGATCACGTAGTCCACGTCGCGGATGCCACCCCGGCTGAACTCCTCGCGCGCGGCCTCGAATTTCTTGGCCGTGCAGGGCATGACCGAAACAACCACCAGGTCCTCGTTCTTCACCCCGAGCAGGGTGGGCAACGTCTCGCGCGCCACCGCGCCGAACATCTGCTGCGGCGAGCGGCAGGAGGACAGGTTCCCGAACAGGTCGGGGTAGTACTGCTCGACGAACTTGACCCAGGCCGGGCAGCAGGAGGTGAACTGCGGCAGTCGGCCGCCGTTTTTCTTGCGCTCCAGGAACTCGCTGCCCTCCTCGATCACGGTCATGTCGGCGGCAAAAGAAGTATCGTAGACCTTGTTGAACCCAATGGCCTTGAGCGCGGCCACGGTCTGACCGATAGTGACCTTGCCCGGCCGCAGCCCGAAGACCTCACCCAGGGCCACCCGCACCGCCGGGGCGATCTGCACCACGACCGTTTTGGACGGGTCGTGGAGTGCGCGCCAGACCGGCTCGGTGTCGCTCTTGATCGTGAGCGCCCCGGTCGGGCAGACACGCGCGCACTGTCCGCAGCCCACGCACTCCACCTGGCCCAGGTCCCGTCCGAACGAGGGGGCCACGGTCACTTTCTGGCCGCGGAAAGCGAAATCGATCGCACCCACGCCCTGCACCTCGTGGCAAAACCGCACGCAGTCGCCGCAGAGGATACACTTGTTGGGGTCGCGCACCAGGCAGACCGAGCTGCGGTCCACGGGCAGACGGCGGTCGGTGGGCTTGAAACGCACCTGCTCCACACCCAGGCGCTGGGCCAGCTCCTGCAAGCGGCAGGAGCGGTTGCGGGCGCAGGTGGGGCAGTTCATGTCATGGTTGGCCAGGATCAGCTCCAGGGCGATCCGGCGCATGCCGCGGATCTGCTCGGTGGAGGTGCGCACTTTCATCCCCGGCTCGGGCGGCAGCGAGCAGGAGGCCTGCACCCCGCGGCCCTCGACCTCGACCAGGCACAGACGGCAGGCGCCGTAGATCGAAAGCTCCGAATGATAGCAGAAAGTGGGCAGGTCGATACCCGCCTTGCGGATAAGCTCGAGCAGGTTGCGCTCACCCTGAATGGCCACCTCGCGGCCGTCTACGTTCACAAATCCCTTCTCGTCCATTTGAGTCACACTCCGCTGATCGCTTTGAATTTGCAGGCCGCGGCGCAGGCGCCGCACTTGATACAGAGCGCCGGGTCGATGCGGTGCGGGGCGCGCCGCTCGCCCGAGATCGCCCCCACCGGGCACTTGCGCGCGCAGGCCGTGCAGCCGATGCACAGCGCCGGATCGATGGCGGGCGCGGCCAGAGCCTTGCAGCGGCCCGTGGGGCAGCGCTTCTGGAACACATGGGCCTCGTACTCGGCCCGGAACTGGCGCATGGTGGAGAGCACCGGGTTGGGCGCGGTCTTGCCCAGCCCGCAGAGCGAACCCACGCGCACAGCCTTGGCCAGCTCCTCCAGCAGGGCCAGGGTGCTCTCGTCCGCCCGGCCCTCGATAATGTCATCCAGCAGGGCCAGCATCTGCTTGGTGCCCTCGCGGCAGAGCACGCACTTGCCGCAGGACTCGTTCTGGGTGAACTGCATGAAGAAACGGGCCACGCTGACCATGCAGGTGGCGTTGTTCATCACCACCAGGCCGCCCGAGCCGACCATCGCGCCCACGCCCTGCAGGGAGTCGAAATCGAGCGGCAGATCCAGGTTCTCGGGGGTCAGGCAGCCGCCCGAGGGCCCGCCGATCTGCACGGCCTTGAATATCTCGCCCGTGGGCTGGCCCTGGTCATCGGTCACGCCGCCGCCGATCTCCATCACGATCTCGCGCAACGTGGTGCCCAGCGGGACCTCGATCAGGCCGGTGTTCACCACGTGGCCGGTCAGGGCGAAAGTCTTGGTCCCGGGCGACTTGGCGGTGCCCAGGCCGCGGAACTCGGCCACGCCGCGTCCGATGACGAGCGGCACGGTGGCCAGGGTCTCGACATTGTTGATCACAGTGGGCTTGCCCCACAGCCCGCTCTGGGCCGGAAAGGGGGGCTTGGGCGCCGGCATGCCGCGACGGCCCTCGATTGAGGCGATGAGCGCGGTCTCCTCGCCGCAGACAAAAGCCCCCGCGCCCTCCATCACGTGGATATTGAACGGCAGCCCGCTGCCGAACACGTTGCCGCCCAGGATGCCCTCGCGCTCGGCATCCGCCACGGCCTTGCGCACGCGCTCCACGGCCAGCGGGTACTCCAGGCGCACGTAGACATAGCCCTCATCCGCCCCGATGGCCCGCGCGGCGATCAACATACCCTCGATCACGCTGTGCGGGTTGCCCTCCATCACGCTGCGGTCCATGAACGCGCCGGGGTCGCCCTCATCGGCGTTGCAGATCACGTATTTCTTGGGCCCGGGCTGGGCCAGGGTCAGGCGCCACTTACGGCCGGTGGGGAACCCGCCGCCGCCGCGGCCGCGCAGGCCCGACAGCTCCATCTCCTCGCAGACCGACTCGGCCGTCATCTCGAGCCAGGCCCGCCGCGCCGCGAAATAGCCGCCGTTGGCCACGTACTCGCGCACCTCGCCCGGGTCGAGCTGGCCGCAGCTGGCCAGGACCATGCGGTGCTGGCGCTTGTAAAATGAGATATCATCCGTGGTGGGACAGAGCGCGCCGCTGGCCGGGTCGCGGTACAACAGGCGCTCCACCGGGCCCTCGCCCTCAAGCATGTTCTCGACTATCTCGGGCACGTCCTCAGCTTTTACCTTAATATACATGATGCCCTCGGGCAGCACCCGCACCAGCGGCCCCATCTGGCAGAACCCCTGGCAGCCGCTGCCCGAAAGCCGCACCGCGGGCGCGTTATGCTCGTGCTCGAACCGCAGCTCGGTCTCGCTCTCCATTCCGTGGACGGTCAGCTCACGCTCGAAAGCCGCCAGCACCTGGCGCGAGCCGCCGGCCACGCAGCCGGTCCCGGCGCAGACAATGATCCGCCGCTTGTGAAAAGCGGTCAGGTTGCGGTATTCACTGGCCAATCCCTCAAGTTCCACAGTCGCCGCCGACATCACTCCGCCTCGCTTTCGTTCTTTTCTTTTGCGATGATCTCATCCAGCACGGCCGTGGCTTTCTCGGGAGTCATCTGGCCGTACACCGTTTCGTTGACCACCATCACCGGGGCCAGGCCGCAGGCGCCCAGGCAGGAGACGGTCTCCACGGTGAACAGCATGTCGCGCGTGGTGACCGTGCCGCCCGCCAGTCCGAGCTTGGCGCGCAGGGCGTCCAGGATGGTGGTGGAGTGCTTCACGTGGCAGGCCGTGCCGTCGCACAGACGCACCACATACTTGCCCTTGGGCTCCAGGGCGAAATGGGCGTAGAAAGTGGCCACGCCGTAGACCCGCGCCGGCGGCAGTCCGAGCGAGGTGGCGACAAAGGTCAGCACCTCCTCGGGCAGGTAGCGGTACTCGTGCTGGATCTCCTGCAGGATGGGGATCAGCCGGGACGGTTGACGGTGGTGGCTGTCCAGGATTCGGCAGACTTTCTCGAAGCTTCTGGCCGTGGCAGCGCGTTCGACAGCTCTTTTCTCAGGCATTTTCTGCTTTCCCTTTCGACTTGCCGGATCAGGCATTGCTCTGTTGCAGGCCTTTCATGCGCGCGGTGAGCACCGCGAGCGAGGCCGAAAGATGCACGTTCTCCACCACCACGCTGGCGGGCATGGACAGGGTGACCGGGGCGAAATTCCAGATCGCCCGGATGCCGCCGTAGTACAGCAGCTCGGCCACCTCCTGGGCCACGGCCGCCGGCACGGTGATGATCCCGATATGCGGGTGCATGCGCTGGGCCAGGTCGGGCAGCTTGTCCACGGGCAGGACCTCCTTGCCGTGGATCGTGCGCCCGATACGGGCCGGGTCGCGGTCGAAAGCCACGGCGATGTCCAGACCGTTGCTCTGGAAGCTGCTGTAGCCCAGGACGGCCGAGCCCAGGCTGCCCGCCCCCACCAGGAACGCCAGGCTGGTGTCGTTCCAGCCCAGAAAACGCTCGATGGCCACGGCCAGCTCATGGGTGGTGTAACCGAGTTTGGGACGGCCGATCATGCCGGTGAGCTGGATGTCCTTGCGGACCTGGATCGGGTCGAGCCCCAGCTCGGCGGCGATGGTGGAGGAGGAGACAAGGCGCTCGCCGCGCGCATCCAGGGCGCGCACCAGGCGCAGGTAGGCCGGCATGCGCTTGATGCTGTTGACCGGATAGGATCTGAGCTGATCGGACATGGCCCCGCCTTCGTTAAGGTTTTATCGATATGTTGTTATCGATAATTTAATACCAATTAGCCGCGCGGTCAAGATTTTCCCTCACTTTTTCCCACCCCGCCCATAGTCGCACTGCACG from bacterium carries:
- a CDS encoding [FeFe] hydrogenase, group A, with protein sequence MDEKGFVNVDGREVAIQGERNLLELIRKAGIDLPTFCYHSELSIYGACRLCLVEVEGRGVQASCSLPPEPGMKVRTSTEQIRGMRRIALELILANHDMNCPTCARNRSCRLQELAQRLGVEQVRFKPTDRRLPVDRSSVCLVRDPNKCILCGDCVRFCHEVQGVGAIDFAFRGQKVTVAPSFGRDLGQVECVGCGQCARVCPTGALTIKSDTEPVWRALHDPSKTVVVQIAPAVRVALGEVFGLRPGKVTIGQTVAALKAIGFNKVYDTSFAADMTVIEEGSEFLERKKNGGRLPQFTSCCPAWVKFVEQYYPDLFGNLSSCRSPQQMFGAVARETLPTLLGVKNEDLVVVSVMPCTAKKFEAAREEFSRGGIRDVDYVITTQELGRMISEAGLDFKSLQPESLDLPLGFKSGAGVIFGNSGGVSEAVLRFAADKLTGMRVETVDYHQVRGEEGLREATVSLGGVTLKLALVHGLANARRLADRVRAGSVDYDFIEVMSCPGGCIGGAGQPVTWDQDCRRARTEGLYAADKMLQVHKPQENPALAECYRTCLGEPGGEKAHALLHTHYHSRRRLEGEDLSLSDTPGRERLKVSVCVGTSCYVRGSQGILHALLRYVEDKGLLPEVEVAATFCMERCDRGPSVRVGDTVMEHCTFEMAVAELNSKLAEAVV
- a CDS encoding 4Fe-4S binding protein, which encodes MSAATVELEGLASEYRNLTAFHKRRIIVCAGTGCVAGGSRQVLAAFERELTVHGMESETELRFEHEHNAPAVRLSGSGCQGFCQMGPLVRVLPEGIMYIKVKAEDVPEIVENMLEGEGPVERLLYRDPASGALCPTTDDISFYKRQHRMVLASCGQLDPGEVREYVANGGYFAARRAWLEMTAESVCEEMELSGLRGRGGGGFPTGRKWRLTLAQPGPKKYVICNADEGDPGAFMDRSVMEGNPHSVIEGMLIAARAIGADEGYVYVRLEYPLAVERVRKAVADAEREGILGGNVFGSGLPFNIHVMEGAGAFVCGEETALIASIEGRRGMPAPKPPFPAQSGLWGKPTVINNVETLATVPLVIGRGVAEFRGLGTAKSPGTKTFALTGHVVNTGLIEVPLGTTLREIVMEIGGGVTDDQGQPTGEIFKAVQIGGPSGGCLTPENLDLPLDFDSLQGVGAMVGSGGLVVMNNATCMVSVARFFMQFTQNESCGKCVLCREGTKQMLALLDDIIEGRADESTLALLEELAKAVRVGSLCGLGKTAPNPVLSTMRQFRAEYEAHVFQKRCPTGRCKALAAPAIDPALCIGCTACARKCPVGAISGERRAPHRIDPALCIKCGACAAACKFKAISGV
- a CDS encoding NAD(P)H-dependent oxidoreductase subunit E, with the protein product MPEKRAVERAATARSFEKVCRILDSHHRQPSRLIPILQEIQHEYRYLPEEVLTFVATSLGLPPARVYGVATFYAHFALEPKGKYVVRLCDGTACHVKHSTTILDALRAKLGLAGGTVTTRDMLFTVETVSCLGACGLAPVMVVNETVYGQMTPEKATAVLDEIIAKEKNESEAE
- a CDS encoding redox-sensing transcriptional repressor Rex; protein product: MSDQLRSYPVNSIKRMPAYLRLVRALDARGERLVSSSTIAAELGLDPIQVRKDIQLTGMIGRPKLGYTTHELAVAIERFLGWNDTSLAFLVGAGSLGSAVLGYSSFQSNGLDIAVAFDRDPARIGRTIHGKEVLPVDKLPDLAQRMHPHIGIITVPAAVAQEVAELLYYGGIRAIWNFAPVTLSMPASVVVENVHLSASLAVLTARMKGLQQSNA